In Candidatus Polarisedimenticolia bacterium, the sequence GGGCGCCGCGGCGCACCGGCATGTTCAGCGTGCGCTCGGCGACTTCCTGGATCCCCTCGAGCATCGAGCCGCCGCCCGTGAGGACGATGCCCGCGTGCAGCGACCGGTCGAAGGCGCTGCGCGCGAACTCCTCGGCGATGAGCGCGAAGATCTCCTCCACCCGCGGCTGGATGATCTCGCAGAGAAGCGTGCGCGACAGGACGCGGGGCTTGCGCCCGCCCACGGTCGGCACCTCCACCGTGTCCTCCTCGCCCACCAGGGACGCCAGGGCGCAGCCGTGCTTCTTCTTGATGCGCTCGGCCTCCGGGATCGGCGTGCGCAGGCCGACGGCGATGTCGTTGGTGACGTGCTCGCCGCCGGTCGGCAGGGCGGCGATGTGGCGGATGGCGCCGCGCTCGAAGATCACGAGGTCGGTTGTGCCGGCGCCGATGTCGATGAGCGCCACGCCCATCTCCTTCTCGTCGGGGGTCAGGACGGCGTCGGCGGCGGCGAGCTGCTCCAGGACGATCTCCTCCACCTCCACGCCGGCGCGGTTGACGCTGTTGACCAGGTTCTGCGCCGCCGCGACCGAGGCCGTGACGATGTGCACGTTGGCCTGCAGCTTGGTGCCGGTCATGCCGGCCGGATCGTGGATGCCATCCTGGTCGTCGACCATGAACTCCTGCGGCAGGACGTGGAAGATCTCGCGCTCCGGCGGGATGTTCACGGCGCGGGCCGAGGCCAGGACGCGGTCGACGTCGTCGCGCGTCACCTCGCGATCGCGCCCCGGAATCGAGATGACGCCGCGGCTGTTCAGGCCGCGCACGTGCGCGCCGGCGACGCCGACGAAGGCGCGATCGGCGGTGCAGCCGGCCACCAGCTCGGCCTCCTCGACCGCCTGCTTGATCGAGCCGACGCAGGAATCCAGGTTGACCACGACCCCCTTGCGCATGCCTCGGGAGGGGGCGGACCCGAGCCCGATGATGTCGATCGCCCCACCCTCCCGGGGCTCGGCGATCAGGACGCTTACCTTGGTGGTGCCGATGTCCAGTCCCACGATGTGGGTGCCGGGTCGTGCCATGTCAGTCTCCCCTGTTGCTGTTCGAGGCCACGAGAGGGCGGAACACGATGCGGTCCTTGAACCTCAGGTCGACGTAGGCGCCGTCGCCGAAATCGGTGGCGAGATAGTCGCGCAGCGTCAGGTATCGATCGAGGTTTTCCCCGAAATCCACCGGGTCCAGCCGGACCGCCGCCCCCCCCTTGTTCATGCGCAGATCCATCCGGTCGTCGCGCGTCAGGTCCACCTCCGAAACCTCCTTCGCCAGGGACGGATACGATGCCTGAAGGTATTCGACCAGCGCCACGCCCCGCGCCATCTGCCGGCGCATGCGGTCGGGGTTCCGCTCGTCGATCCCGATGAAGATCGGCAGCGAGTAGTCCTGCGTCTGGCCGCCGTAGGGATCGATCGGCACCCCCTCTCCGTCCACCAGCCAGACCCGGTCGCGCAGGGCCGCCAGGCCGCGTGGGACGCGCTCCTCGATGGCGCAGAACAGGCCGTCGGGGAGGACGCGCTTGACGACGGCGCGCTTCACCCAGCGGCGCTCCTCCAGATCGCGGCCGAGGCGGGCCGGATCGAGGCGGAAGATGTTCCGCCCGAGGTGGCGCTGCAGCACGCGCCGCAGCTCGCCGGCGGAGGCGTAGCGCGTCTCGGAGAAGTCGATGCGCCGCAGCAGGAACCGCGGAGAATGCCTCACGTACCGGCGGGCGCCCCAGGCCGCGCCGCCGAGGACGGCCAGCGCGCACAGGGGAACCGCCAGCAGGAGACCGCTCCTGAATCGCCGGCGCCGCAGGACCTGCCCGCCGCGCCCCCGCCTGAGAATGCGGAGCGGCTCGGCGCCGGCGGAGCGCGCCGCCTCCCGGGTGTTCGTTGCGATGCGCCGGCGCTTCAGGTCCATACCACCACCTCGGTCTCGAGCGTGATGCCGGTCTTCCTGCTCACCTCGTCCCGGATCCGGTCGATCAGGGCCGCGACGTCCGCGTGGGTCGCGCCGCCCCGGTTGACGATGAAGTTGGCGTGGACCTCCGACACCGCCGCCTGCCCGACGGCGACGCCCTTGAGCCCGCAGGAGTCGATCAATTTCCCGGCGTGATCGTCCGGCGGATTCCTGAACATGCAGCCGGCGTTCCTGGCGGCGGTCGGCTGCGTCGCCACGCGCCGATCGTGGAACGACTTCATCCTCTCCTTGACCCGCGCCGGATCGTCCGGCGTCAGGCTCAGGGTCGCCGCCGCCACGAAGCGGTCGCCGACGCCCGGGCTCTGCCGGTACGCGAAGGTCCCCGGCCCGGTGAACAGGTCCTCGATCTCGCCGCGCCGCGACACGGCCAGGAACGACGAGACGGCGTCGCCGAACATCCCCTCGTGCCAGCCGGCGTTCATGCGCACGCACCCGCCGACGCTCCCCGGGATCCCCTCGGCGAACTCGATGCCCGAGAGGCCGGCGGCGGCCACCCGCTTCGCCAGCTTCGGCACCGAATAGCCGGCGCCGACGCGCACCGTCTCCCGGACGATCTCGGGCGCCGTGTCGAGGCCCTCGGACGAGATGACGACGAAGGACGGCCCCGCGTCGGCGACCAGGAGGTTCGAGCCGGCCCCCAGGTAGTCGAACGGCACGTCCGCCTCGGCGAAGCGCTCCAGGACGTCGGCGAGGTCCTCGGCCCGGGCGGGGACCAGGAAGAGGCGCGCCGGCCCGCCGACGCCGAGCGACGTGCGCGTCCTGAGCGCCACGTTGCGCAGGACATGCACCTTGGATTCGGCCAGGATCGACTCGGCCTCCGCCACCCAGTCTTTCGCCGCCATCGTCAGCACCACCCGCTCATGTCTTCCCCGGCAGGCGTTTCAGGAACTCGTCGCCGGCCTTGTAGACGCTGCCGGCCCCCATCGTGATCACCATGTCTCCCTCGCGCGCCCGCTCCAGGAGCCAGGCCGGGACGTCCTTGATGTCCCGCACCAGCGTCACGTCCTTGTGGCCGTGCTCCTCGATGGCCCGCGCCACGCCCTCGGCCGTGACTCCCGCGATCGGCGTCTCGCCGGCCGGATAGATGTCACACACGGCGAGGACGTCGGCGTCGTAGAAGCAGCGCCCGAACTCGCCGAGGAGGGCCTGGACGCGCGAGTACCGGTGCGGCTGGAACACCACCACGGTCCGGCGGCCGAAGCCCTTCTTGGCGGCGGAGAGAGTGGCCAGGATCTCCGAGGGGTGGTGGCCGTAGTCGTCGATGACCATGATCCCGGACGCCTCCCCCTTGAGCTGGAAGCGCCGATCGGCGCCGCTGAAGCGGGCCATCTCGGCGAGGATCGTCTCGAACGGCATCTCGAGATCGAGCCCCACGGCGATCGCCGCCAGGGAGTTCTGGATGCTGTGGCGCCCCGGCACGCGCAGGCTCACGCGCCCGAGCTTCTTCCCCTGCAGCCGGACCGCGTAGGCCGACTTGAACCCCTCCAGCTCGACGTCGGTGGCCGACAGGTCGGCCTGGGCCGAGAAGCCGTAGGTCACGACGCGGCGCGACAGGCGCGGCAGGATCTCCTGCACGCCCGGGTCGTCCAGGCAGACGATGCCGACGCCGTAGAACGGGACCTTGTTGAGGAAATCGACGAACGAGTCCTGCAGCCGGGACAGGGCGCCGTAGTGATCGAGGTGCTCGGCGTCGATGTTGGTCACCACGGCGATGGTCGGCGTCAGGCGCAGGAAGGAGCCGTCGCTCTCGTCGGCCTCGGCCACCAGCAGGTCGCCCTTGCCCAGCTTGGCGTTGCTGCCGATCACCCCGAGCCGGCCGCCGATGATGATGGTCGGATCGAGCCCCGCGCCCGACAGGACCTGGGCGACCATCGAGGTGGTCGTCGTCTTGCCGTGCGATCCGGCGATGGCGATGCCGTACTTGATGCGCATGAGCTCGGCCAGCATCTCGGCGCGCGGGATGACCGGGACCTGGCGCCTTCGGGCCTCCAGCACCTCGGGGTTGTCGGGGCGCACGGCGGACGACACGACGACCACGTCGGCGTCCCCGATGTGCTCCGCCCGGTGGCCGCGGGCGATGGTGCCGCCGAGCCCGCGCAGGCGCTGCACAATCGCCCCCTCCTCGAGATCGGAGCCGGTCACCTGGTACCCCAGGTTGATCAGGACCTCGGCGATGCCGCTCATGCCGCTGCCGCCGATCCCCACGAAGTGGATGCGGCGCGTCTTCCGGAGCATCACCATGGCCGCCTCCCGCCGGGCGCGCGCCCGCTCATGCGAGCATCTCCTCGATCATGTCCACGATGCGCGCCGCGGCGTCGGGGCGGGCCAGGGTCGCGACGGAGCGCTCCATGGCCATGACGCGCGTCGGATCGCCGCGCAGGGCCAGGATCTCGCGGGCGAGCGACTCGCCGGTCAGGGCGGACTCGTCCATCAGGATCGCGGCGCCCGTGTCGGACAGCTTGCGGGCGTTGAAGCGCTGGTGGTCGTGCGCCGAGGTGGGCAGGGGGACCAGGATCGACGCCTTGCCGCAGGCCGCGATCTCCGACACGCTGCTGGCGCCGGCCCGGGAGATCACCAGGTCGGCCCACTCGTACGCCTCGCGGATCGCCGTGATGTAGGGGACGACGGCGGCCTCGAATCCCAGGGCTTGGTACGCGGCCGAGACGCGCTCGAAGTCGGCCTGTCCGGTCCCGTGGGTGAAGCGCAGCCCGAGGCGGCTCGCGACGAGAAGGGGCAGGGCGTCGATGACCGCCCCGTTCAGGGCCTTCGCCCCCTGGCTGCCGCCGAAGATCAGCACGTTGAACGTATCCCCCCGGGTCTTGCGCTTCGCCCCGCGGAACCCGGCGCGGATCGGATTGCCCGACAGCTCGCCGCGGCCGCCGAACGAGTGCTTCGTCTCCTCGAACGACACCGCCACCTTGCGCACCACGGGGGCCAGGATCTTGTTGGTCAGGCCCGGGCGGTAGTTCTGCTCGTGGATCAGGCTGGGCAGGCGGAGCGTCACCGCGGCCATCACCATCGGGCCGGAGGCGTACCCTCCGACCCCGATCACCGCCTTCGGCTTCATCTTCATGAGCTCCCGGATCGCTTCGAGATACCCGGCCACCGCCCGTCCGATCCCGCGCACCCTTCCGGCCCACGACTTCCCGACCACGCCCCCGCTCGACACCGCGATCAGGCGGTACCCGTGCGCGGCCAGGATGCGGCGCTCCAGCTCGGTCCCCGCGCCGGCGAAGACGATCTCGACCCCGCGGCGCCGCGACGCCAGCTCCTCGGCGATGGCGATGCCGGGATACAGGTGCCCTCCCGTCCCGCCGCCGGCGATGACGAACGTCTCGGCCGCCATCTCTCCCCTGGGAGCCGGCCCGAATCCCGGGCCGGATCCCGCCCTACGAGGAGTGCTGCGAGATGTTCAGCAGCACACCGAGGGCGCACAGGCTGACGACCAGGCTCGATCCGCCGTACGACAGGAACGGCAGAGGGATCCCCTTGGTCGGCATCAATCCGAGCGTCACCGCCATGTTCATCATCGCCTGCGCGACCAGCCAGGTCGTGATCCCCATGCCGAGGTAATACCCGCCGCGGTCGGGGGCTCCGATCGCCGCCATGACGCCGCGCCAGAACAGGACGCCGAAGGCGGCGATCACCGCCGCCGCGCCGAGGAGCCCCAGTTCCTCGGAGATCACCGAGAAGATGAAATCGGTGTGCGGCTCCGGCAGGAAGAACAGCTTCTGGCGGCTCTCGCCCACCCCCTGCCCGTGCAGGCCGCCGCTCGCCACGGCCAGGATCGACTGGCGCACCTGAAAGCCGGCCCCGAGCGGATCGTCCTCCGGGTTCATGAACGACAGGATGCGGCGCACGCGGTACGGCGCCTGCAGGATCATCAGCCCGAGGGCCAGGAGACAGCCGCCCCCCGAGACGACGAGATACCGCCAGCGCAGCCCGGCGAGGAACAGGATGACGATCGCCACGAGCACGTAGATCGCCGCGGTCCCGAGATCGGGCTGCAGGTAGACCAGGAGCGCGAGCTGGCCGACGACGACGGCGCACGGGATGATGGTCCCCACGACGTCGTTCACCTGCGCCTCCTTGCGCGCCATCAGGTAGGCGAGGAACAGGACCAGCGCCAGCTTGGCGATCTCGGACGGCTGGATCTGCACCGGGCCGAGGACGATCCAGCGGTGCACCTGGTGCGTCCGATCGGCGACCAGGGCGCCGATCAGGAGAAGCGTGCTGA encodes:
- the murC gene encoding UDP-N-acetylmuramate--L-alanine ligase, coding for MLRKTRRIHFVGIGGSGMSGIAEVLINLGYQVTGSDLEEGAIVQRLRGLGGTIARGHRAEHIGDADVVVVSSAVRPDNPEVLEARRRQVPVIPRAEMLAELMRIKYGIAIAGSHGKTTTTSMVAQVLSGAGLDPTIIIGGRLGVIGSNAKLGKGDLLVAEADESDGSFLRLTPTIAVVTNIDAEHLDHYGALSRLQDSFVDFLNKVPFYGVGIVCLDDPGVQEILPRLSRRVVTYGFSAQADLSATDVELEGFKSAYAVRLQGKKLGRVSLRVPGRHSIQNSLAAIAVGLDLEMPFETILAEMARFSGADRRFQLKGEASGIMVIDDYGHHPSEILATLSAAKKGFGRRTVVVFQPHRYSRVQALLGEFGRCFYDADVLAVCDIYPAGETPIAGVTAEGVARAIEEHGHKDVTLVRDIKDVPAWLLERAREGDMVITMGAGSVYKAGDEFLKRLPGKT
- the ftsW gene encoding putative lipid II flippase FtsW, with the translated sequence MARKLAFDKTLFGVGVGLTLFGLLMIYSASAVIAMERFGGAHHFLLKQSAAAVAGLGCMVAAMHVDYRRLLKRPLVYFALLVSTLLLIGALVADRTHQVHRWIVLGPVQIQPSEIAKLALVLFLAYLMARKEAQVNDVVGTIIPCAVVVGQLALLVYLQPDLGTAAIYVLVAIVILFLAGLRWRYLVVSGGGCLLALGLMILQAPYRVRRILSFMNPEDDPLGAGFQVRQSILAVASGGLHGQGVGESRQKLFFLPEPHTDFIFSVISEELGLLGAAAVIAAFGVLFWRGVMAAIGAPDRGGYYLGMGITTWLVAQAMMNMAVTLGLMPTKGIPLPFLSYGGSSLVVSLCALGVLLNISQHSS
- a CDS encoding cell division protein FtsQ/DivIB, with the translated sequence MDLKRRRIATNTREAARSAGAEPLRILRRGRGGQVLRRRRFRSGLLLAVPLCALAVLGGAAWGARRYVRHSPRFLLRRIDFSETRYASAGELRRVLQRHLGRNIFRLDPARLGRDLEERRWVKRAVVKRVLPDGLFCAIEERVPRGLAALRDRVWLVDGEGVPIDPYGGQTQDYSLPIFIGIDERNPDRMRRQMARGVALVEYLQASYPSLAKEVSEVDLTRDDRMDLRMNKGGAAVRLDPVDFGENLDRYLTLRDYLATDFGDGAYVDLRFKDRIVFRPLVASNSNRGD
- the murG gene encoding undecaprenyldiphospho-muramoylpentapeptide beta-N-acetylglucosaminyltransferase; the protein is MAAETFVIAGGGTGGHLYPGIAIAEELASRRRGVEIVFAGAGTELERRILAAHGYRLIAVSSGGVVGKSWAGRVRGIGRAVAGYLEAIRELMKMKPKAVIGVGGYASGPMVMAAVTLRLPSLIHEQNYRPGLTNKILAPVVRKVAVSFEETKHSFGGRGELSGNPIRAGFRGAKRKTRGDTFNVLIFGGSQGAKALNGAVIDALPLLVASRLGLRFTHGTGQADFERVSAAYQALGFEAAVVPYITAIREAYEWADLVISRAGASSVSEIAACGKASILVPLPTSAHDHQRFNARKLSDTGAAILMDESALTGESLAREILALRGDPTRVMAMERSVATLARPDAAARIVDMIEEMLA
- the ftsA gene encoding cell division protein FtsA gives rise to the protein MARPGTHIVGLDIGTTKVSVLIAEPREGGAIDIIGLGSAPSRGMRKGVVVNLDSCVGSIKQAVEEAELVAGCTADRAFVGVAGAHVRGLNSRGVISIPGRDREVTRDDVDRVLASARAVNIPPEREIFHVLPQEFMVDDQDGIHDPAGMTGTKLQANVHIVTASVAAAQNLVNSVNRAGVEVEEIVLEQLAAADAVLTPDEKEMGVALIDIGAGTTDLVIFERGAIRHIAALPTGGEHVTNDIAVGLRTPIPEAERIKKKHGCALASLVGEEDTVEVPTVGGRKPRVLSRTLLCEIIQPRVEEIFALIAEEFARSAFDRSLHAGIVLTGGGSMLEGIQEVAERTLNMPVRRGAPVGLGGLAEAVATPQHSTVVGLAMYGARQRLKAPMKMPHPFVLSRMGDMVKGWLSELF
- the murB gene encoding UDP-N-acetylmuramate dehydrogenase — encoded protein: MAAKDWVAEAESILAESKVHVLRNVALRTRTSLGVGGPARLFLVPARAEDLADVLERFAEADVPFDYLGAGSNLLVADAGPSFVVISSEGLDTAPEIVRETVRVGAGYSVPKLAKRVAAAGLSGIEFAEGIPGSVGGCVRMNAGWHEGMFGDAVSSFLAVSRRGEIEDLFTGPGTFAYRQSPGVGDRFVAAATLSLTPDDPARVKERMKSFHDRRVATQPTAARNAGCMFRNPPDDHAGKLIDSCGLKGVAVGQAAVSEVHANFIVNRGGATHADVAALIDRIRDEVSRKTGITLETEVVVWT